From a region of the Helianthus annuus cultivar XRQ/B chromosome 5, HanXRQr2.0-SUNRISE, whole genome shotgun sequence genome:
- the LOC110922387 gene encoding tropinone reductase homolog At5g06060 encodes MVRSVELTTMSTSREQRWSLKGMTALVTGGTKGIGYAIVEELAGFGAAVHTCSRNQKEINERLEEWKGKGYEVTASVCDLSLKENREELIKVVSSVFSGRLNILINNAASTLVKDATQHTLEDYASIMRTNVESPYHLTQLAHPLLKASGNASIVFISSIAGVTALPSISVYAASKAAINQLTKNLACEWAKDNIRTNTVAPWGVKTTLQSPEKVDDKIIEAYGALMARTPLRPIAEPDEISPLVAFLCLPGASFISGQVIVVDAGYTAGGFKQP; translated from the exons ATGGTGAGGTCGGTAGAATTAACGACCATGTCGACTAGCCGAGAACAACGGTGGTCTCTCAAGGGAATGACCGCTCTTGTCACCGGTGGCACCAAAGGCATCGG TTATGCAATAGTGGAGGAACTAGCCGGATTCGGCGCAGCCGTGCATACTTGTTCCAGAAACCAAAAGGAGATCAATGAACGATTGGAAGAATGGAAAGGCAAAGGGTATGAAGTAACCGCGTCCGTCTGTGATTTGTCTTTGAAAGAAAATAGAGAGGAGCTCATCAAGGTCGTCTCATCGGTTTTTAGTGGCAGACTTAATATCCTT ATAAACAATGCTGCATCGACGTTAGTCAAGGATGCAACACAACATACACTCGAGGATTACGCATCTATAATGAGGACCAATGTTGAATCACCCTACCACTTGACTCAACTCGCACACCCGTTGCTCAAAGCATCAGGCAACGCTAGCATCGTTTTTATCTCTTCGATTGCTGGTGTCACGGCTCTTCCTTCTATATCTGTATATGCAGCATCTAAAG CTGCAATCAATCAGTTGACCAAGAACTTAGCTTGTGAGTGGGCCAAAGACAATATTCGCACCAATACCGTCGCACCATGGGGTGTCAAAACTACTCTTCAGAGTCCC GAGAAGGTTGATGACAAAATTATTGAAGCGTATGGCGCGTTGATGGCCCGCACTCCACTTCGACCAATAGCAGAACCCGATGAAATATCGCCATTGGTTGCATTTCTTTGCCTCCCAGGAGCATCCTTCATTTCTGGACAGGTTATTGTTGTGGATGCTGGATACACAGCTGGTGGTTTCAAACAACCTTGA